GGGTGGACCTGTttcagcaccttgtacacgtagatggcatagctctccttcctgctctttctgCGCTTCTTCCCATCCTTCTTCTGGGTCTTGGTCACGGCTTTTTTAGAGCCCTTCTTGGGTGCGGGAGCGGACTTGGCTGGTTCAGGCATGATGATCAGAGAAATCTTACGAAATTTCCAACAGAATAAGGAACACGTTCCCCAGCTGCTCTATATATAGAAGCCCTGGCAGTAAAGCCTGACCTGTGTGCATTTTCTATTGGTTCGTTCAGTAAGAGCATTGAGCATGGAACGCGGTAACCTACAGCGATTGGTTACTTTCTGAGTCGGACGCTGATTGGTGGCTTTAAAATGCAACCAATTAGATTAGAGCTCGCGGTATCTGAGATGGTATAAATAGCCGTGCAGGGGGCGCCAAGGTCTAGACGATAATTCGATTTCGTTTTGAAAATGTCAGGAAGAGGCAAACAGGGCGGCAAAGTCAGGGCTAAAGCCAAGACCCGATCATCCAGAGCAGGTCTGCAGTTCCCAGTCGGCCGTGTCCACAGGCTGCTCAGAAAGGGCAATTATGCCGAGCGGGTTGGAGCCGGAGCTCCGGtctatctggctgcagtgctggagtatCTGACCGCCGAGATCCTGGAACTGGCTGGGAATGCAGCCCGAGACAACAAGAAGACCCGCATCATCCCCCGCCATCTGCAGCTCGCTGTGCGCAACGACGAGGAGCTCAACAAACTGCTCGGAGGGGTCACCATAGCCCAGGGTGGGGTATTGCCCAATATCCAGGCTGTTTTACTGCCCAAGAAAACCGACAGCCACAAGCCAGCCAAGAGCAAGTAACTCCACTGTCCCTCAGCTCCCAAACgtacacaaaggctcttttaagagccacccacaatCCCCAGAAAGAGCTCACACTGATATATGACTGTATGGAGGTGATCACTGTCTTGCTACATTCTTAtacggttattcactacagtgacacGTCAAAGGGAATTTAGTATTTAAGGGTCTAATACCTCTTTTTTACAGTCTCTGTAATTCGGCTAACGAACTAAGTGATGCTTTTCAAATTTCTATTAAAACACACCTAGCGGACTTTCCCTTTCTAACCATTGCTATTACTACTTGTTATACACTGGGGAGTCTTTAGTGAAACACAAGAAATCGATCAAAAGCGGATTAATAGTTAAGTCACTATTGTGAACAATAGGAAAGTGCTGCATATCATTATAAGGTGGAAGGAAGTAAAGACTCCAATCCATCCCGATTTTCACACATCGGTAGATTCAATTAAACTTGAGatcttttggggtttttttgcctCAATTTTATAATTCAGGTTTTAGTGAATGAGCATGCCTCTCTTTCTACTGGTAATGCAAAAGAGGGCGGCAAATTCCAATTTCAAGTGACTTCCAAtcatgccacaaaaaaaaaaaaatctcaactcCAAAGCCAGTCAGATTTCTCCTAGGTGGGATTTAgtcacaccatatggccatgtGGGGGTCCTCTCCTGCTTCAAAATAAGCCAGTATGCCATACGGTGTAACTAAATTCCGTATTGCCAAGATAGGTCTAAGTAAGTAGTATTGTAAGATTTCATGCTGTATTTTGGGATGTGCTCTCCTTCACATGTACAAACCTTTTGGAAATGTATTACTGTTCTGCTTTAATTGTACTacgttgtttattttgttttccatatTTCTAAACACTAAAAATATAGATGAACCAaaaaccctctcccctccccctttaaaaaaaaataaataaatatatatttattcttgatGTGGTATCATTCAAGTAAGACACATAAAGTCATAGCTTTCCCATATTTTGTAAATTCTAGTAGGCTTAAATTTGTATACTTTCATATCACTAGAAATGAGGCAAATCTAATCAACATGAGGTTGAGGGTCAATCATCAAAGCCTGGGCCTCCTCCCTATTTTCTTCTCCCTTGCACAGTGGGTCAGCTAACTGCCTCCATCCACACATCAGgacatgcatgcacacattcACACGGCAAGGGATTTTATATACC
Above is a genomic segment from Pelobates fuscus isolate aPelFus1 chromosome 6, aPelFus1.pri, whole genome shotgun sequence containing:
- the LOC134614304 gene encoding histone H2A type 2-B — translated: MSGRGKQGGKVRAKAKTRSSRAGLQFPVGRVHRLLRKGNYAERVGAGAPVYLAAVLEYLTAEILELAGNAARDNKKTRIIPRHLQLAVRNDEELNKLLGGVTIAQGGVLPNIQAVLLPKKTDSHKPAKSK